A genomic window from Streptomyces mirabilis includes:
- a CDS encoding thioredoxin domain-containing protein has translation MPNRLAHETSPYLLQHADNPVDWWPWSAEAFEEARKRGVPVLLSVGYSSCHWCHVMAHESFEDEATAAYLNEHFVSVKVDREERPDVDAVYMEAVQAATGQGGWPMTVFLTPDAEPFYFGTYFPPAPRHGMPSFRQVLEGVRGAWTDRRSEVAEVAGKIVRDLAEREMSFGSGEVPGEEDLAGALLGLTREYDASRGGFGGAPKFPPSMVIEFLLRHHARTGSEGALQMAQDTCERMARGGIYDQLGGGFARYSVDREWVVPHFEKMLYDNALLCRVYAHLWRTTGSELARRVALETADFMVGELRTNEGGFASALDADSDDGTGRHVEGAYYVWTPRQLREVLGPEDGELAARYFGVTEEGTFEEGSSVLQLPQQDELFDAEKVAGIRRRLLAARAERPAPGRDDKIVASWNGLAVAALAETGAYFDRPDLVDAAIAAADLLVRVHMDDRARLSRTSKDGQAGANAGVLEDYADVAEGFLALASVTGEGVWLEFAGFLLDQVIMQFTDPESGALYDTAADAERLIRRPQDPTDNATPSGWSAAAGALLSYAAQTGAEPHRTGAERALGVVKALGPRAPRFIGWGLAVAEALLDGPREVAVVGPEGHPLTKALHRTALLGTAPGAVVAVGTPESDELPLLADRPLVQGEPAAYVCRNFTCDAPTTDPDRLRTALSS, from the coding sequence ATGCCGAACCGACTGGCCCACGAGACGTCCCCCTACCTGCTTCAGCACGCCGACAACCCCGTCGACTGGTGGCCCTGGTCGGCCGAGGCCTTCGAAGAGGCGCGCAAGCGGGGTGTGCCCGTGCTGCTCAGCGTCGGGTACAGCAGCTGTCACTGGTGTCATGTCATGGCGCACGAGTCCTTCGAGGACGAGGCGACCGCCGCCTACCTCAACGAGCACTTCGTCAGCGTCAAGGTCGACCGTGAGGAGCGGCCCGACGTCGACGCCGTCTACATGGAGGCCGTGCAGGCGGCCACGGGGCAGGGCGGGTGGCCCATGACCGTGTTTCTCACGCCGGATGCCGAGCCCTTCTACTTCGGGACCTACTTCCCGCCCGCGCCCCGGCACGGGATGCCGTCGTTCCGGCAGGTGCTGGAGGGGGTGCGCGGGGCCTGGACCGACCGTCGGAGCGAGGTCGCCGAGGTCGCGGGGAAGATCGTGCGGGATCTCGCCGAGCGGGAGATGAGCTTCGGGAGCGGCGAGGTGCCCGGCGAGGAGGACCTGGCCGGTGCGCTACTCGGGCTCACCAGGGAGTACGACGCCTCGCGCGGCGGCTTCGGGGGCGCGCCCAAGTTCCCGCCGTCCATGGTGATCGAGTTCCTGCTGCGACACCACGCGCGGACCGGTTCCGAGGGCGCTCTCCAGATGGCGCAGGACACCTGTGAGCGGATGGCGCGGGGTGGGATCTACGACCAGTTGGGTGGGGGGTTCGCGCGGTACTCCGTGGATCGCGAGTGGGTTGTGCCCCATTTCGAGAAGATGTTGTACGACAATGCACTTCTGTGCAGGGTGTATGCGCATCTCTGGCGTACCACCGGCTCCGAGCTCGCCCGTCGCGTCGCCCTGGAGACCGCCGACTTCATGGTGGGCGAACTCCGCACGAACGAAGGCGGGTTCGCCTCCGCGCTCGACGCCGACAGTGACGACGGCACGGGCAGGCACGTCGAGGGCGCGTACTACGTGTGGACCCCGCGGCAGCTGCGCGAGGTGCTCGGCCCGGAGGACGGCGAACTCGCCGCCAGGTACTTCGGAGTGACGGAGGAGGGGACCTTCGAAGAGGGCTCCTCCGTGCTGCAACTGCCGCAGCAGGACGAGTTGTTCGACGCGGAGAAGGTGGCCGGCATCCGGCGTCGGCTGCTCGCCGCGCGGGCCGAGCGACCCGCTCCAGGGCGCGACGACAAGATCGTCGCCTCCTGGAACGGGCTCGCCGTCGCCGCCCTCGCGGAGACCGGCGCCTACTTCGACCGCCCCGACCTCGTGGACGCCGCGATCGCCGCCGCGGATCTCCTCGTACGGGTGCACATGGACGACCGGGCGCGACTGTCGCGTACCAGCAAGGACGGGCAGGCCGGGGCCAACGCGGGGGTGTTGGAGGACTACGCGGACGTCGCCGAGGGGTTCCTCGCGCTGGCCTCCGTCACCGGGGAAGGGGTGTGGCTGGAATTCGCCGGGTTCCTGCTGGATCAGGTGATCATGCAGTTCACCGATCCCGAGTCCGGCGCGCTGTACGACACCGCGGCCGACGCCGAGCGCCTCATCCGCCGGCCCCAGGACCCCACCGACAACGCCACGCCCTCCGGCTGGAGCGCGGCGGCCGGTGCCCTGCTGAGCTATGCCGCCCAGACCGGCGCCGAGCCCCATCGGACCGGCGCCGAAAGGGCGTTGGGCGTCGTGAAGGCGCTCGGGCCGCGCGCTCCCCGCTTCATCGGCTGGGGGCTCGCGGTGGCGGAGGCGCTGCTCGACGGACCGCGTGAGGTCGCGGTCGTGGGGCCGGAGGGGCATCCCCTGACAAAAGCACTGCACCGGACGGCCCTGCTCGGTACCGCGCCGGGCGCCGTGGTCGCCGTGGGCACTCCGGAGAGTGACGAGCTGCCGCTCCTTGCCGACCGCCCCCTCGTGCAGGGCGAACCCGCCGCGTATGTCTGCCGTAACTTCACCTGTGACGCTCCGACGACCGATCCCGACCGGCTTCGTACGGCTCTGAGCAGCTGA
- a CDS encoding glycosyltransferase translates to MLTSVFIAAVSLALFWMAAFTLWWQMHAWRTPEVLASTRFSRPDGDDRLAFSLLLPARHEQAVLDHTIQRLLESSHTDFEIIVIVGHDDPETTEVARQAEARDGRVRVVVDHHEKKNKPKAMNTALPHCRGDVVGVFDAEDQVHPELLAHVDHAFRTTGADVVQGGVQLINFHSNWYSLRNCLEYFFWFRSRLHLHAQKGFIPLGGNTVFVRTDVLREADGWDPECLAEDCDLGVRLSSVGKKVVVAYDSDMVTREETPGSLVSLMKQRTRWNQGFLQVYRKKDWKQLPGFGQRLLARYTLMTPYLQAVSGVVIPLNVAIALFLDVPVGIAFITFLPAVTALVTFVFELVGLHDFGKQYGLRVRFVHYLKLVVGGPFYQVLLAGAAVRAVWREQRGRNDWELTSHVGAHLTEAEATH, encoded by the coding sequence TTGCTCACGTCTGTCTTTATCGCTGCCGTTTCACTGGCCCTGTTCTGGATGGCGGCGTTCACTCTCTGGTGGCAGATGCACGCGTGGCGCACGCCTGAGGTACTGGCGTCCACCCGGTTCAGCAGACCGGACGGCGACGACCGGCTGGCGTTCTCGCTGCTGCTGCCGGCCCGCCACGAACAGGCCGTGCTCGACCACACCATCCAGCGACTGCTGGAATCGAGCCACACCGACTTCGAGATCATCGTCATCGTCGGGCACGACGATCCGGAGACCACCGAGGTCGCCCGGCAGGCCGAGGCCCGCGACGGGCGGGTGCGGGTCGTCGTCGACCACCATGAGAAGAAGAACAAGCCGAAGGCCATGAACACGGCGCTGCCGCACTGCCGCGGCGACGTCGTCGGGGTCTTCGACGCCGAGGACCAGGTCCATCCGGAGCTGCTCGCCCATGTCGACCACGCGTTCCGCACGACGGGTGCGGACGTCGTCCAGGGCGGGGTCCAGCTCATCAACTTCCACTCCAACTGGTACAGCCTGCGCAACTGCCTGGAGTACTTCTTCTGGTTCCGCTCGCGGCTGCACCTGCATGCGCAAAAAGGTTTCATCCCGCTCGGCGGCAACACCGTCTTCGTTCGGACGGACGTACTGCGGGAAGCGGACGGCTGGGACCCCGAGTGCCTCGCCGAGGACTGCGACCTGGGGGTACGGCTCTCCAGCGTCGGCAAGAAGGTCGTCGTCGCCTACGACTCCGACATGGTGACCCGGGAGGAGACCCCGGGCAGCCTGGTGTCGCTGATGAAGCAGCGCACCCGGTGGAACCAGGGCTTCCTGCAGGTCTACCGCAAGAAGGACTGGAAGCAACTGCCCGGCTTCGGACAGCGGTTGCTCGCCCGCTACACGCTGATGACGCCGTATCTGCAAGCCGTCTCCGGGGTGGTCATCCCGCTCAACGTGGCCATCGCGCTCTTCCTCGACGTGCCCGTCGGGATCGCCTTCATCACCTTCCTGCCGGCCGTGACCGCCCTGGTCACCTTCGTCTTCGAGCTCGTCGGACTGCACGACTTCGGCAAGCAGTACGGGCTGCGCGTCCGGTTCGTCCACTACCTGAAGCTCGTGGTCGGTGGCCCCTTCTATCAGGTGCTTCTCGCCGGTGCGGCCGTCCGTGCCGTATGGCGTGAGCAAAGGGGCCGCAACGACTGGGAGTTGACCAGTCATGTCGGCGCGCACCTGACCGAGGCCGAAGCGACCCACTAG